The following are encoded in a window of Blattabacterium cuenoti genomic DNA:
- a CDS encoding putative sugar nucleotidyl transferase translates to MDSFILYDGSQEWKNLRPITLTRPISEIRLGILTIRERWEKYLGGKALILTKPYLSKKYGMGKNFPTVKDVLKNILFINSSLIPNEELIPIIYSLKEDEAIFFKEKMVAVRRSHYRYRIDPIHLKKYKKIYHIHQVVYIQHPWDIFIKNEIILKQDFSFLTKGKNSFSLFGKNRLIFKEKIFLEEDLIAENIVLNAKLGPIYLERGVQIMEGSMIRGPVAICKKSTLNMGTKVYGSTTIGPFCKVGGEIMNSVIFSYSNKAHDGFLGNTILGEWCNLGAGTNISNLRNDYSNVTVWNYEKKDFFPINVQFFGLIMGDYSKSSINTQFNTATIVGINANIFGYGFPPRYIPSFTLGGIQERKVVSFKEVCETAERMMKRRNVPFSFSDKEILEYLYNSMYE, encoded by the coding sequence ATGGATTCTTTTATATTATATGATGGAAGTCAAGAATGGAAAAATTTGCGGCCTATTACCTTGACTAGGCCTATCTCAGAAATCCGTTTAGGAATTTTAACAATAAGAGAAAGATGGGAAAAATATCTTGGAGGAAAAGCTCTTATTCTTACTAAGCCATATCTTTCAAAAAAATATGGAATGGGAAAAAATTTTCCTACTGTTAAAGACGTGTTAAAAAATATATTATTCATCAATTCTTCATTGATTCCTAATGAAGAATTGATTCCAATAATCTATAGTTTGAAAGAGGATGAAGCTATATTTTTCAAGGAAAAAATGGTAGCAGTACGAAGATCTCATTATAGATATAGAATAGATCCTATTCATCTGAAAAAGTATAAAAAAATATATCATATTCATCAAGTGGTATACATCCAACATCCATGGGATATATTTATAAAAAATGAAATTATCTTGAAACAAGATTTTTCTTTTTTAACAAAAGGAAAAAATTCCTTTTCTTTGTTTGGAAAAAACCGCCTCATTTTCAAGGAAAAGATTTTTTTAGAAGAAGACCTCATAGCAGAAAATATCGTATTAAACGCAAAATTAGGTCCAATATACCTTGAAAGAGGAGTTCAAATTATGGAAGGATCTATGATTAGAGGCCCGGTAGCTATTTGTAAAAAATCTACACTAAATATGGGAACTAAAGTGTATGGATCTACAACTATTGGTCCATTTTGTAAAGTAGGGGGAGAAATAATGAATTCTGTAATATTTTCTTATTCTAATAAAGCTCATGATGGTTTTTTGGGAAATACTATTTTGGGAGAATGGTGTAATTTAGGTGCTGGAACTAATATCTCTAATTTAAGAAATGATTATTCTAATGTGACAGTTTGGAATTATGAAAAAAAAGATTTTTTTCCTATTAATGTTCAATTTTTTGGTTTAATTATGGGAGATTATTCGAAATCTTCGATTAATACTCAATTTAATACAGCTACAATCGTAGGCATAAATGCGAATATTTTTGGATATGGATTTCCACCTAGATACATTCCTTCTTTCACCCTAGGTGGAATACAAGAAAGAAAAGTCGTTTCTTTTAAAGAAGTATGTGAAACAGCTGAAAGGATGATGAAGAGGAGAAATGTTCCTTTTTCTTTTTCAGATAAGGAGATTTTAGAATATTTATATAATTCTATGTATGAATGA
- a CDS encoding type B 50S ribosomal protein L31: MKKKIHPENYRPVVFKDINNEKMFICRSTVKTKETIQIDGSIYPLYKMEISSYSHPFFTGEKRFLGRTGPAERFKKKYEKYKKIG, translated from the coding sequence ATGAAAAAAAAAATACATCCTGAAAATTATAGACCTGTAGTCTTTAAAGATATTAATAACGAAAAAATGTTCATTTGTAGATCTACAGTAAAAACTAAAGAGACTATTCAAATAGATGGATCTATCTATCCACTATATAAAATGGAAATCTCTAGCTATTCCCATCCTTTTTTTACTGGAGAAAAGAGATTTTTAGGAAGAACAGGACCAGCAGAAAGATTTAAGAAAAAATATGAAAAATATAAAAAAATTGGATAA
- a CDS encoding 3-oxoacyl-ACP synthase III family protein → MIRSIITGTGHYLPKKVIKSDHFLKHTFYNKKGVKIDKSNEDIIKKFQKITEIKERRYVNNTLFNSDMATIAAKRALVNSKIYKEKIDYIISAHNYGDLHPISFQSDLVPSIAARVKNKLQIRNKKCRPYDMIFGCPGWIEGMILADQLLRSKYAKNILITSSETLSRVIDPHDRNAMIFSDGAGAAVLSAMEIRKGNHGILYYDSQCDNNEELHYLTNGPSLNPDYKKSLVNIRMNGRRIYEYALTEVPNMLKSILDRANLHLKDIKKILIHQANAKMDYAILKRLLKLYNYSSSNKDFCQNLMPMTIQKLGNSSVATVPTLLDLILQGKMPPHEIKPGDTIMMASLGAGMNINGMIYRFPTKKLLL, encoded by the coding sequence ATGATTCGATCAATCATTACAGGGACGGGGCATTATTTGCCAAAAAAGGTTATAAAAAGTGATCATTTTTTAAAACATACGTTTTACAATAAGAAGGGGGTTAAAATTGATAAATCAAATGAAGATATTATTAAAAAGTTTCAAAAAATTACAGAGATAAAAGAAAGAAGATATGTAAATAACACTTTATTTAATTCTGATATGGCCACTATAGCTGCAAAAAGAGCTTTAGTTAATTCAAAAATTTATAAAGAAAAAATAGATTACATCATATCTGCCCATAATTATGGAGATCTGCATCCTATTTCTTTTCAATCTGATTTAGTGCCTTCTATAGCTGCTAGAGTAAAAAATAAACTTCAAATAAGAAATAAGAAATGTCGTCCCTATGATATGATTTTTGGTTGTCCAGGATGGATAGAAGGAATGATATTAGCAGATCAATTATTAAGATCTAAATACGCAAAAAATATACTGATTACTAGTTCTGAAACCTTATCTAGGGTAATAGATCCACATGATAGAAATGCTATGATTTTTTCAGATGGAGCGGGAGCTGCCGTTTTGTCCGCTATGGAAATAAGAAAAGGAAATCACGGAATTCTTTATTATGACTCTCAATGCGATAACAATGAAGAATTACATTATTTGACTAATGGACCTTCTTTAAATCCTGATTATAAAAAATCTTTAGTAAATATTAGAATGAATGGAAGACGTATCTATGAATATGCATTGACAGAAGTTCCAAATATGCTAAAAAGTATATTAGATCGTGCAAATTTACATCTTAAGGATATAAAAAAAATTCTTATTCATCAAGCTAATGCAAAAATGGATTATGCTATCTTAAAAAGATTATTGAAATTGTATAACTATTCATCTTCTAACAAAGATTTTTGTCAAAATTTGATGCCTATGACTATTCAAAAATTAGGAAATTCTTCTGTAGCGACGGTACCAACTTTGTTAGATTTGATTCTTCAAGGAAAAATGCCTCCTCATGAAATTAAACCTGGAGATACCATCATGATGGCTTCATTAGGAGCAGGAATGAATATAAATGGGATGATTTATCGTTTTCCTACAAAAAAATTATTATTATGA